In Paramormyrops kingsleyae isolate MSU_618 chromosome 5, PKINGS_0.4, whole genome shotgun sequence, one DNA window encodes the following:
- the dand5 gene encoding DAN domain family member 5: MISVHFYFLITLSAVIHGFPQNAIEKFINKAKDLEASGSEADEPFRGIVKVVKISPHFLRPASLFRATNIRRGPKPRSPLPAFLALGRPGPVPSGKGTLLSALPKRHGDIIDVESKRRQGLAMWQRAMEKSSQGKEGLALPVNLKDISKQNCAAVPFLQRVTEAGCETVTVHNKLCFGQCSSLYIPPGGESAGAAPGGNQRASPCSRCSPSRSRYVTVPLRCRGTTRERQRRVMIVEECTCETGLEEGPAEGMAIPYLKH; the protein is encoded by the exons ATGATctcagttcatttttattttttaataacgCTGAGCGCCGTTATCCATGGCTTTCCACAAAACGCAATCGAGAAGTTTATAAATAAAGCAAAAGACTTGGAAGCGTCCGGCAGCGAAGCAGACGAGCCCTTTCGAGGTATAGTTAAGGTTGTCAAAATTAGCCCCCATTTTCTTCGGCCGGCCAGCCTATTCAGGGCAACCAACATCAGACGTGGCCCGAAGCCGAGAAGTCCTTTACCGGCCTTTTTGGCTCTGGGGCGCCCCGGTCCCGTTCCTTCCGGAAAGGGGACTCTGCTTTCGGCACTGCCTAAGCGCCATGGGGACATCATCGACGTGGAGAGTAAGAGGAGACAAGGACTGGCGATGTGGCAAAGAGCGATGGAGAAAAGCAGCCAAGGCAAGGAAGGGCTGGCATTGCCCGTTAACCTGAAGGACATCTCCAAACAAAACTGCGCCGCTGTTCCTTTTCTCCAG CGGGTGACAGAGGCAGGTTGTGAGACTGTGACAGTGCACAATAAATTGTGCTTTGGCCAGTGCAGCTCGTTGTATATTCCGCCTGGCGGGGAGTCCGCTGGAGCTGCGCCCGGCGGAAATCAGCGCGCCTCTCCATGCTCCCGGTGCTCCCCTTCGCGCTCCCGCTACGTGACGGTGCCGCTGCGTTGCCGAGGAACGACGCGGGAGCGCCAGAGGCGCGTGATGATCGTGGAGGAGTGCACGTGCGAAACAGGTCTGGAGGAAGGTCCCGCAGAGGGGATGGCGATCCCATACCTGAAACACTGA